The Azotosporobacter soli genome segment ATCATGCTTCCCGAAGCGTTGCCGTCGATCATTTCCGGCATTACGCTGGCCGTCATTGCAATTCTAGGCTGCACTGCGATGGCCGGCGCTGTCGGTGCGGGCGGGCTCGGCGCTGTGGCAATCACTTACGGTTATGCCAATTTTGATAATACCGTTATGTATGGGACCGTGTTTGTCCTGATTATCCTCGTTCAGCTCTTGCAGGCAGCAGGAAACTTTTTCTACAAGATATTAAAATAAGCAATATGAAATGGAGTGTTCTACTGATGAAACTGTTAAAACAATCGACCCTATTCCTTCTGACTTTCCTTCTCTTCGCCCTGCTGATCGGCGGTTGCAGCAATCAGGCGAAAGAAACATCCCCCGCCTCCGGACAGGAAAAGAAAAGCATTACCGTGGGAACCTCGCCGATATTTAAAGATATTCTTGCAGCGACCAAAGAAGAATTCGACAAAGATGGTTACACGCTGAACGTCAAGATATTTGACGATCTGGTCACGCCAAATATTGCGCTGCAAGAAGGCAGCGTCGACGTCAATTATTATCAGCACGAACCCTACCTGAACCAATTTAACCAGAACAAAGGTACTACGCTCGTTAAATACGGCAACGGCACGTTAAAATATTTCATGGGAATTTTCTCGAAAGAAGTCAGCAAGCTGGCCGATTTGAAAGACGGCGCAACTGTCGCCATTCCGAACGATCCCAGCAATCGAGTCCGTGCGCTCAAGGTTTTGCAAAGCAACTCACTGATCAAACTGAAAGACGATGTTGCTTCGCCGACAAAATTGGATATCACGGAAAATAAAAAAAATCTGCAAATTGTCGAAATGGATATCATGAAACTGGTCAGTTCCTTAGATGACGTGGATGCAGCGACCATCAACTCGATCATCGCCGTGCAAGGCGGCGTCGACCCTAAAACGGCGCTGGCTCTTGAAGACAACGGCGAAAGCGACAAATTCGCCATCATTGTTGCCGTAAAAAAAGGCGCCAACAATGAAAAATCCGCCGAGCGCCTGACCAAAGCGTTGCAGTCGGATCGAGTCAAAAATCTCTTAGAAGAAAAATATAAAGGCGCGATTGTTCCGCTGTTCTAAAAATAATTCACAACGCAAAAAGAGGACTGCCAGATTCATTTTGGTATTCCTCTTTTTTTCTTCTTTTTCTACAATATATGCTTTCCGTTTCATCATGTGTTTTTTCCTTTCATAAATACTAAACACTATTTTAATAATCGCTTTGTATAATGCTAAATAAGCATTAATATCTTACCATTCTACTCATTACTATAGGGAGCGTGATATCTATGAAAACCAACCTGATTGATTTCTCTCAATTTCATTCTGCTCAAAAATTGTCTATTGATACCGATGCTGCTAAACACTACTTTTTGAATGAAGTTCTTCCATATGCCAGCAAGACGAGCCTTGAGCGGCTCATTATTGCAAATCAATCCAACGACTCCACAATCGTGCATCAAGAAATGATGCGGATTTTTATCGAATCGCAATTAACACGTCCAGAAACGACGGCTCCAAACAGCTTAGAAGCATTCTTCACAGCTTCACCTTCGTCTATATAAGCAAGCTCTTTTCTTTCATATTTAATTAAAACTAAATACAATCATGAGATGATAGGATGAGTAAAATTAGTTTCATAGGAGGAAGCGCCATGCTGGTATTAGGTAGAAAAGCGGGTGAATATGTAATGATCGGAAAAGACATCATGGTCAAAGTTGTTAAAAGCACTGAAGGTGATTTGCGGTTGGCAATTGACGCCCCTCGCTCTTTTCACATTCTTCGTGGAGAATTGTATGAAGATCACGAATCATGTCTTCTTGAAAACCAATAGTCTACGATCTTCTCTTTCCTCATAGACAAGGAGGTTTTTTGCATGACGGCAAAGCTTATTTTGTTTCCATCCCTGAAAGAAAGCAGCATTGAAGAAACACCGCGAGAAACCATTACAAATGTTCTGTTTGAATACTTACAAGAAATTTCAACCGACAATGATTTTATCCATTACATTTCTAACCGGATGACGGAGTTTGTCTTGCGCTACGCCAGCCGTTCTTATACCCCTGTTGTAAAAATGGATTTTCCATCCTATCTTTCCACCCAAGATGCCGAATCACTACTAGCGGCAATCGATG includes the following:
- a CDS encoding MetQ/NlpA family ABC transporter substrate-binding protein, whose translation is MKLLKQSTLFLLTFLLFALLIGGCSNQAKETSPASGQEKKSITVGTSPIFKDILAATKEEFDKDGYTLNVKIFDDLVTPNIALQEGSVDVNYYQHEPYLNQFNQNKGTTLVKYGNGTLKYFMGIFSKEVSKLADLKDGATVAIPNDPSNRVRALKVLQSNSLIKLKDDVASPTKLDITENKKNLQIVEMDIMKLVSSLDDVDAATINSIIAVQGGVDPKTALALEDNGESDKFAIIVAVKKGANNEKSAERLTKALQSDRVKNLLEEKYKGAIVPLF
- a CDS encoding carbon storage regulator; the encoded protein is MLVLGRKAGEYVMIGKDIMVKVVKSTEGDLRLAIDAPRSFHILRGELYEDHESCLLENQ